A stretch of DNA from Pseudonocardia hierapolitana:
TTACTACCACAGCCGGACGTGTAAGATGCCAACTAGCTACGGATATTACCGAGGGGAGACGCGGCCATGCGGTGCGCGCGGTGTGGGTGGCCGATCGACGAGGCGGCGGTGCTCTCGACGCACCACACCTCGCAGGGGTGGGTGCGGTACCGCCGGTGCGTGTGCGGGGACGTCACGATCCAGCTCGTGACGCTGGGCCCGGCCGCGGGCACGCAGGTCGAGCCGGTGCGGGAACCGGCCGAGAGCGCCCTGTGACACCAGCGGGAAAGACGAACGGCACCGGCGGACGGCACCTGCCGCCCGCCGGTGCCGTTCGGTACCGGTGTGTGCGCTCAGCCGGAGGCGGCCTTGAGAGCGTCGCCGAGGTCGCTGGCTTCCTCTGCGGACATCTCGACGACCAGGCGGCCGCCACCCTCGAGGGGGACGCGCATCACGATGCCCCGACCCTCCTTGGTCACCTCCAGGGGACCATCGCCGGTCCGGGGCTTCATCGCCGCCATCTCCTGCCTCCTCCGTCGTCGTTAGTGGCCAGAGCCGTTGGCATCGCGGGGTTCGTTGCCGCTGCGCGGGCGTAGCGCGCGGCGAGGATGCTGGGAACATCTTTCCTCATCCGGCGGACAGGGGCGCAACCGGAGCGATCAACCACCCAGGTCGTTCACCGTCCGCAGTCAGGAAGTCGCTGCCCGCCAGCAGTCCGCGACGTGATCGTCCACCAGCCCGGCGGCCTGCATCAGCGCGTAGCACGTGGTCGGCCCGACGAAGCGCATCCCCTGTTGCTTGAGGGCGCGCGCCATCGCCACCGACTCCGGGCTGGTGGCCGGCACGTCGGCGAGCGTGGCGGGCCGGGGGTGCGTGGCCGGGTCGGGCGCGAACGACCAGAGCAGCTCGTCCAGCGGCTGGTCCATGCCCAGGACGCACCGCGCGTTCTGGATCGTCGCCTCGATCTTGGCCCGGTTGCGCACGATCCCGGCGTCGCCGAGCAGCCGCTGCACGTCGGTGTCGTCGAAGGCGGCCACCGCGGCCGGGTCGAACCCGGCGAACGCGGCGCGGAACGCCGGCCGCTTGCGCAGGATGACCAGCCAGGACAACCCGGACTGGAACCCTTCGAGGCTCAGCCGCTCGAACATCGCGCTGACACCCTGCAGCGGGCGACCCCACTCCTCGTCGTGGTAGGCGACGTACTCGGGCGCGGATCCGGCCCAGCCGCAGCGAGCGCGGCCGTCGGTTGACTCAGGCACCGGACCGGTATACCGCCTCGCACCGACGCTCCAGGCGCCGGAGCGACAACGCCATCCCGGCCCGGAAGGCCGGCCGCACCAGCGGCCAACCCAGCGCCCCAAGCCGCCCGAGCGGGAGGTCGAGCAGCTCCGACCAGCGGAACCGGGCGCGCTCCGGGCCGAGCGGCAGCACCTCGAACACGCCCTCCCCGCGCACCACCCGTCCGAGGTGGCGCACCACGCAACGCCGCGGCGGGATCCACTCGACGATCTCCATGCGGTCGGTCACCCCCACCGGGCCGATTCCGGTGACCGCCTCCAGGACGGCTCCGAGCCGTCTGCCGTCGCCCCCGCCGGTCGGGCGGACCCGGGTGCCGAGCATCCACTCCCCCTGGCTCGC
This window harbors:
- a CDS encoding SRPBCC family protein, which codes for MTRVELSEPVDVAAPAEVVWQTVTDWASQGEWMLGTRVRPTGGGDGRRLGAVLEAVTGIGPVGVTDRMEIVEWIPPRRCVVRHLGRVVRGEGVFEVLPLGPERARFRWSELLDLPLGRLGALGWPLVRPAFRAGMALSLRRLERRCEAVYRSGA
- a CDS encoding DNA-3-methyladenine glycosylase I, which translates into the protein MPESTDGRARCGWAGSAPEYVAYHDEEWGRPLQGVSAMFERLSLEGFQSGLSWLVILRKRPAFRAAFAGFDPAAVAAFDDTDVQRLLGDAGIVRNRAKIEATIQNARCVLGMDQPLDELLWSFAPDPATHPRPATLADVPATSPESVAMARALKQQGMRFVGPTTCYALMQAAGLVDDHVADCWRAATS
- a CDS encoding DUF3117 domain-containing protein, which translates into the protein MAAMKPRTGDGPLEVTKEGRGIVMRVPLEGGGRLVVEMSAEEASDLGDALKAASG